A region from the Mycobacterium heidelbergense genome encodes:
- the qcrB gene encoding cytochrome bc1 complex cytochrome b subunit translates to MSPKLSPPKIGDVLARQGEDIDTRYHPSAAVRRQLNKVFPTHWSFLLGEIALYSFIILLITGVYLTLFFDPSMTEVTYNGAYQPLRGVEMSRAYESALNISFEVRGGLFVRQIHHWAALMFAAAIMVHLARIFFTGAFRRPREANWVIGSLLLILAMFEGYFGYSLPDDLLSGIGLRAALSSITLGMPVIGTWLHWALFGGDFPGTILIPRLYALHILLLPGIILALIGLHLALVWFQKHTQFPGPGRTEHNVVGVRVMPIFAVKSGAFFAAIVGVLGLMGGLLQINPIWNLGPYKPSQVSAGSQPDFYMMWTEGLARIWPPWEFYFWHHTIPAVVWVALIMGAVFILLIIYPFLEKRFSGDYAHHNLLQRPRDVPVRTSIGAMAIAFYMVLTLAAMNDIIAFKFHISLNATTWIGRIGMVLLPPLIYFVTYRWCIGLQRSDRAVLEHGVETGIIKRLPHGAYIELHQPLGPVDDHGHPIPLEYEGAAVPKRMNKLGSAGSPGSGSFLSADPASEDGALREAAHASEQRALTALRDYQDSIAGSTNGEH, encoded by the coding sequence ATGAGTCCGAAACTGAGTCCCCCGAAGATCGGTGATGTCCTGGCCCGCCAGGGCGAGGACATCGACACGCGGTATCACCCGTCGGCGGCCGTGCGCAGACAGCTCAACAAGGTCTTCCCCACCCACTGGTCGTTCCTGCTGGGCGAGATCGCGCTGTACAGCTTCATCATCCTGCTGATCACCGGCGTGTACCTGACGCTGTTCTTCGACCCGTCCATGACCGAGGTCACCTACAACGGCGCCTACCAGCCGCTGCGCGGAGTCGAGATGTCGCGCGCCTACGAGTCGGCGCTGAACATCTCCTTCGAGGTGCGGGGCGGCCTGTTCGTCCGGCAGATCCACCACTGGGCCGCGCTGATGTTCGCCGCGGCGATCATGGTGCACCTGGCGCGCATCTTCTTCACCGGGGCGTTCCGCCGGCCGCGCGAGGCCAACTGGGTGATCGGGTCGCTGCTGCTGATCCTGGCCATGTTCGAGGGCTACTTCGGCTATTCGCTGCCCGACGACCTGCTGTCGGGCATCGGCCTGCGCGCCGCGTTGTCGTCGATCACGCTGGGCATGCCGGTGATCGGCACCTGGCTGCACTGGGCGCTGTTCGGCGGCGACTTCCCCGGCACCATCCTGATCCCCCGGCTCTACGCCCTGCACATTTTGCTGCTGCCGGGGATCATCCTGGCCCTCATCGGGCTGCACCTGGCGTTGGTGTGGTTCCAGAAGCACACCCAGTTCCCCGGGCCCGGCCGCACCGAGCACAACGTCGTCGGCGTGCGGGTGATGCCGATCTTCGCGGTCAAGTCCGGCGCGTTCTTCGCGGCCATCGTCGGCGTGCTGGGCCTGATGGGCGGCCTGCTGCAGATCAACCCGATCTGGAACCTGGGGCCCTACAAGCCATCCCAGGTGTCGGCCGGCTCGCAGCCCGACTTCTACATGATGTGGACCGAGGGCCTCGCGCGCATCTGGCCGCCGTGGGAGTTCTACTTCTGGCACCACACCATTCCCGCGGTGGTCTGGGTCGCGCTGATCATGGGCGCGGTGTTCATCCTGCTGATCATCTACCCGTTCCTGGAGAAGCGGTTCTCCGGCGACTACGCGCACCACAATTTGCTGCAACGGCCGCGTGACGTGCCGGTGCGCACCTCGATCGGCGCCATGGCGATCGCGTTCTACATGGTGCTCACCCTCGCGGCGATGAACGACATCATCGCGTTCAAGTTCCACATCTCGCTGAACGCGACGACGTGGATCGGGCGCATCGGGATGGTGCTCCTCCCGCCGCTCATCTACTTCGTCACCTATCGGTGGTGCATCGGGCTGCAGCGCAGCGACCGGGCGGTGCTCGAGCACGGCGTCGAGACCGGCATCATCAAGCGGCTGCCGCACGGCGCCTACATCGAGCTGCACCAGCCGCTCGGCCCCGTCGACGACCACGGTCACCCGATACCGCTGGAATACGAGGGCGCGGCCGTGCCCAAGCGCATGAACAAGCTGGGCTCGGCCGGATCGCCGGGCAGCGGCAGCTTCTTGTCAGCCGATCCGGCGTCCGAGGACGGCGCGCTGCGCGAGGCGGCGCACGCCTCCGAGCAGCGTGCCCTGACCGCGCTGCGCGACTACCAGGACAGCATCGCCGGCTCGACGAACGGCGAGCACTAG
- the qcrA gene encoding cytochrome bc1 complex Rieske iron-sulfur subunit, with the protein MSDLSDKGAREPDEAALATMSQQELVALGGKLDGVETVYKEPRWPIEGTKAEKRAERSVARWLLLGGAFGLALLLVFLFWPWEYKPREAAGSFLYSLATPLYGLTFGLSILSIAIGAVLYQKKFIPEEISIQQRHDGASREIDRKTVVANLADAYQGSTIGRRKLVGLSLGMGLGAFGLGTLVAFAGGLIKNPWKPVVPTADGLKAVLWTSGWTPRYHGETIYLARATGASEGAPFVKMRPEDMDAGGMETVFPWRESDGDGTTAESHEKLSAIKMGVRNPVMLIRIRPSDMGRVVKRQGQESFNFGEFFAFTKVCSHLGCPSSLYEQQSYRILCPCHQSQFDALHFAKPIFGPAARALAQLPITIDRNGYLVANGDFVEPVGPAFWERTT; encoded by the coding sequence ATGAGCGACTTGTCGGACAAGGGCGCGCGGGAGCCCGACGAGGCCGCGCTGGCCACGATGTCGCAGCAGGAGCTGGTGGCGCTGGGCGGCAAACTCGACGGCGTCGAGACCGTCTACAAGGAGCCGCGCTGGCCGATCGAGGGCACCAAAGCCGAAAAGCGCGCCGAGCGCTCGGTGGCGCGGTGGCTTTTGCTGGGCGGCGCATTCGGGCTGGCGCTGCTGCTGGTCTTCCTGTTCTGGCCGTGGGAGTACAAGCCGCGGGAGGCCGCGGGCAGCTTCCTGTACTCGCTGGCCACCCCGCTGTATGGCCTGACCTTCGGGCTGTCGATCCTGTCGATCGCCATCGGCGCGGTCCTGTATCAGAAAAAGTTCATCCCGGAAGAGATTTCGATCCAGCAGCGGCATGACGGCGCCTCCCGCGAGATCGACCGCAAGACCGTGGTGGCCAACCTGGCCGACGCCTACCAGGGGTCCACGATCGGACGCCGCAAGCTGGTCGGGCTGTCGCTGGGGATGGGCCTGGGCGCGTTCGGCCTCGGCACCTTGGTGGCGTTTGCCGGCGGCCTCATCAAGAACCCGTGGAAGCCGGTGGTTCCCACGGCCGACGGCCTGAAGGCCGTGCTGTGGACCTCGGGCTGGACCCCGCGCTATCACGGCGAAACCATCTATTTGGCGCGGGCCACCGGCGCCAGCGAAGGGGCGCCGTTCGTCAAGATGCGCCCCGAGGACATGGACGCCGGCGGCATGGAGACCGTGTTCCCGTGGCGCGAGTCCGACGGCGACGGCACCACCGCGGAATCGCACGAAAAGCTGTCGGCGATCAAGATGGGCGTCCGCAATCCCGTGATGCTCATCCGCATCCGGCCCAGCGACATGGGCCGGGTGGTCAAACGGCAGGGGCAGGAGAGCTTCAACTTCGGCGAGTTCTTCGCCTTCACCAAGGTCTGCTCGCATCTGGGCTGCCCGTCGTCGCTGTACGAACAACAGTCCTACCGAATCCTGTGCCCGTGTCACCAGTCGCAGTTCGACGCGTTGCATTTCGCCAAGCCGATCTTCGGCCCGGCGGCGCGCGCGTTGGCGCAACTGCCCATCACCATCGACCGCAACGGGTATCTGGTCGCCAACGGTGACTTTGTCGAGCCCGTCGGACCGGCATTTTGGGAGCGCACCACATGA
- the qcrC gene encoding cytochrome bc1 complex diheme cytochrome c subunit encodes MKKLGSTRKPRKPRSDRSRRRLRRRLSGGLLLLIALTIAGGLAAVLTPTPQVAVADESSSALLRNGKQLFDTSCVSCHGANLQGVPDHGPSLIGVGEAAVYFQVSTGRMPAMRGEAQAPRKEPIFDESQIDAIGAYIQANGGGPTVMRNPDGSIAMRSLRGNDLGRGGDLFRLNCSSCHNFTGKGGALSSGKYAPDLGSANEEQILTAMLTGPQNMPKFSDRQLSFEAKRDIIGYVKAVSEERQPGGYGLGGFGPAPEGMAMWIIGMVAAIGLALWIGARSS; translated from the coding sequence TTGAAGAAACTGGGGTCCACCCGTAAGCCCCGTAAGCCGCGGAGCGATCGTTCGCGACGGCGTCTTCGCCGGCGCCTGTCCGGCGGGTTGCTGCTGCTGATCGCGCTGACCATCGCCGGCGGGCTGGCCGCGGTCCTGACCCCCACCCCGCAGGTGGCCGTCGCCGACGAGTCCTCGTCGGCGTTGCTGCGCAACGGCAAGCAGCTGTTCGACACCTCGTGCGTGTCCTGCCACGGCGCCAACCTGCAAGGCGTGCCCGACCACGGGCCGAGCCTGATCGGCGTCGGCGAGGCGGCCGTCTACTTCCAGGTGTCCACCGGCCGGATGCCCGCCATGCGCGGCGAGGCCCAGGCGCCGCGGAAGGAACCGATCTTCGACGAGTCCCAGATCGACGCGATCGGCGCCTACATCCAGGCCAACGGCGGCGGCCCCACCGTCATGCGCAACCCCGACGGCAGCATCGCGATGCGATCGCTGCGCGGCAACGACCTGGGCCGCGGCGGCGACCTGTTCCGGCTCAACTGCTCCTCGTGCCACAACTTCACCGGAAAGGGCGGCGCGCTGTCGTCCGGCAAGTACGCCCCGGATCTGGGGTCCGCGAATGAAGAGCAGATCCTCACCGCGATGCTGACGGGCCCGCAGAACATGCCGAAGTTCTCCGACCGCCAGCTCTCCTTCGAGGCCAAGAGGGACATCATCGGCTACGTCAAGGCCGTCTCCGAGGAGCGCCAGCCGGGCGGCTACGGCCTCGGTGGATTCGGACCCGCACCCGAGGGCATGGCCATGTGGATCATCGGCATGGTGGCCGCCATCGGGCTGGCACTGTGGATTGGGGCGCGGTCATCATGA
- the ctaE gene encoding aa3-type cytochrome oxidase subunit III, with protein MTSAVGTSGTAITSRVHSLNRPNMVSVGTIVWLSSELMFFAGLFAMYFTARAQAGGKWPPPPTELNLYQAVPVTLVLIASSFTCQMGVFAAERGDVFGLRRWYVITFLMGLFFVLGQGYEYYHLSTHGTTIPGSAYGSVFYLATGFHGLHVTGGLIAFIFLLARTAMSKFTPAQATASIVVSYYWHFVDIVWIALFTVIYFIR; from the coding sequence GTGACCAGCGCTGTGGGGACCTCGGGTACCGCGATCACGTCGCGAGTGCATTCGCTGAATCGGCCCAACATGGTTAGTGTCGGCACCATCGTGTGGCTTTCCAGCGAGCTGATGTTCTTTGCTGGTCTGTTCGCGATGTACTTCACCGCGCGGGCGCAGGCCGGCGGGAAGTGGCCGCCGCCGCCGACCGAGCTGAACCTCTACCAGGCCGTGCCGGTGACGCTGGTGCTGATCGCGTCGTCGTTCACCTGCCAGATGGGCGTGTTCGCCGCCGAGCGCGGCGACGTGTTCGGGCTGCGCCGCTGGTACGTGATCACGTTCCTGATGGGCCTGTTCTTCGTCCTCGGCCAGGGCTACGAGTACTACCACCTGTCGACCCACGGCACCACCATCCCGGGCAGCGCCTACGGCAGCGTGTTCTACCTGGCCACCGGCTTCCACGGTTTGCACGTCACGGGCGGGCTGATCGCCTTCATCTTCCTGCTGGCCCGCACCGCGATGAGCAAGTTCACCCCGGCGCAGGCGACGGCCAGCATCGTCGTCTCCTACTACTGGCATTTCGTCGACATCGTGTGGATCGCGCTGTTCACCGTGATCTATTTCATCCGTTGA
- the trpD gene encoding anthranilate phosphoribosyltransferase, producing MPTSPEASSPGPAPSWPRVLGRLTGGRELARGEAGWAMDQIMTGAASPAQIAAFAVAMTMKVPTAAEVSELADVMLRHARPMPPGAIPGDAVDIVGTGGDGVNTVNLSTMASIVVAAAGVPVVKHGNRASSSLSGGADTLEALGVRIDLGPEQVARSLAELGIGFCFAPLFHPSYRHASAMRREVGVPTVFNLLGPLTNPAGPRAGLIGCAFADLAEVMAGVFAARRSSVLVVHGDDGLDELTTTTTSTIWRVQAGTVDRLTFDPAGFGFARAELHELLGGDAQANAAEARAVLSGAKGPVRDAVVLNAAGAIVAHAGLSSRAEWLPAWEDGLARAGAAIDSGAAEQLLARWVRFGQQV from the coding sequence GTGCCCACGTCGCCCGAAGCCTCGTCTCCCGGCCCCGCGCCGTCCTGGCCGCGGGTCCTGGGTCGCCTGACGGGCGGTCGGGAACTGGCGCGGGGTGAGGCCGGCTGGGCCATGGATCAGATCATGACCGGCGCCGCCAGCCCGGCCCAGATCGCCGCCTTCGCGGTGGCGATGACGATGAAGGTCCCCACCGCGGCCGAGGTCAGCGAGCTGGCCGACGTCATGCTTCGCCACGCCCGCCCGATGCCCCCCGGCGCGATCCCCGGCGACGCCGTCGACATCGTCGGCACCGGCGGCGACGGGGTCAACACCGTCAACCTGTCGACCATGGCGTCGATCGTGGTCGCCGCCGCGGGGGTGCCGGTGGTCAAACACGGCAACCGGGCGTCGTCGTCGCTGTCGGGGGGCGCCGACACGCTGGAGGCGCTCGGGGTGCGCATCGACCTGGGGCCCGAGCAGGTGGCGCGCAGCCTCGCCGAACTCGGCATCGGGTTCTGCTTCGCGCCGCTGTTCCACCCGTCGTACCGGCACGCGTCCGCCATGCGCCGCGAGGTCGGGGTGCCGACGGTGTTCAATCTCCTTGGGCCGCTGACCAATCCGGCCGGGCCGCGGGCGGGTTTGATCGGCTGCGCGTTCGCCGACCTGGCCGAGGTGATGGCGGGGGTGTTCGCGGCGCGCCGGTCCAGCGTGCTCGTGGTGCACGGCGACGACGGGCTCGACGAGCTGACCACCACGACCACGAGCACGATCTGGCGGGTGCAGGCCGGCACGGTGGACCGGCTGACGTTCGACCCGGCCGGCTTCGGGTTCGCCCGCGCCGAACTGCACGAGCTGCTGGGCGGCGACGCGCAGGCCAACGCGGCCGAGGCGCGCGCGGTGCTGTCCGGCGCCAAGGGCCCGGTCCGCGACGCCGTCGTGCTCAACGCCGCCGGGGCGATCGTCGCCCATGCCGGCCTATCCAGCCGCGCCGAATGGCTGCCGGCGTGGGAGGACGGGCTGGCGCGGGCCGGCGCGGCCATCGATTCCGGTGCGGCCGAACAGCTGCTCGCGCGATGGGTGCGGTTCGGCCAGCAGGTGTGA
- the ripC gene encoding peptidoglycan hydrolase RipC, with product MYPCARVLTRSALGTLAGLTVLSGVFAANSGADPADDALAKLNQLSRQAEQTTEAMHSAQLDLNDKLAAQRAAEKRHADDQAAVDTARARLATFQGAVNKLAAAQYMGGRVDGTDAILTAGSPQGLIDKLAVQRLMATQMRTQMASYRVAGDQAAKAEQVSAKSASEAKSAAEQAAAVRASLQSKQSQLQVQIAVVKSQYVSLSPQQRTALAAPGPGPAAAPAPGAPAPDAAPPGGQPPVEAAPPGGMPFGGVGGGDRGSVVQAALTQVGSPYVWGGAAPGGFDCSGLVMWAFQQAGISLPHSSQALAHGGQPVALSDLQPGDVLTFYSDASHAGIYIGDGMMIHSSTYGVPVRVVPMNSSGPIYDARRY from the coding sequence ATGTACCCGTGTGCGCGTGTCCTTACACGTTCTGCCCTAGGTACGTTAGCGGGCTTGACCGTCCTCTCGGGGGTTTTTGCCGCGAATTCGGGGGCCGATCCGGCCGATGACGCGCTGGCGAAGCTGAACCAGCTGTCCCGCCAAGCCGAACAGACCACCGAGGCGATGCACAGCGCGCAGCTCGACCTGAACGACAAGCTGGCCGCCCAGCGCGCGGCGGAGAAGAGGCACGCGGACGACCAGGCCGCCGTGGACACGGCGAGGGCGCGCCTGGCGACGTTCCAAGGCGCGGTCAACAAGCTCGCCGCCGCGCAGTACATGGGCGGGCGCGTCGACGGCACGGACGCCATCCTGACCGCGGGCTCGCCCCAGGGGCTGATCGACAAGCTGGCGGTGCAGCGGCTGATGGCGACCCAGATGCGCACGCAGATGGCGAGTTATCGGGTCGCCGGTGACCAGGCCGCCAAGGCCGAGCAGGTGTCCGCCAAGTCCGCCTCGGAAGCCAAGAGCGCGGCCGAGCAGGCCGCCGCGGTCCGGGCGAGCCTGCAGTCCAAGCAGAGCCAGCTGCAGGTCCAGATCGCCGTCGTCAAGTCGCAGTACGTGTCCCTGTCGCCGCAGCAGCGCACGGCGCTCGCCGCCCCGGGGCCCGGCCCGGCGGCCGCCCCGGCGCCCGGTGCGCCGGCACCCGACGCGGCGCCGCCCGGCGGGCAGCCACCCGTTGAGGCCGCGCCTCCGGGCGGAATGCCCTTCGGCGGCGTGGGCGGCGGCGACCGCGGGAGCGTCGTGCAGGCGGCGTTGACCCAGGTCGGGTCGCCCTATGTGTGGGGCGGGGCCGCGCCCGGCGGGTTCGACTGCTCCGGGTTGGTGATGTGGGCATTCCAGCAGGCCGGCATCTCGCTGCCGCACTCCAGCCAGGCGCTGGCCCACGGCGGTCAGCCGGTTGCGCTGTCGGATCTGCAGCCCGGTGACGTGCTGACCTTCTACTCCGACGCGTCGCACGCCGGCATCTACATCGGCGACGGCATGATGATCCATTCGTCCACCTACGGTGTGCCGGTGCGGGTGGTGCCGATGAACTCATCCGGCCCGATCTACGACGCCCGCCGCTACTAG
- the pimB gene encoding GDP-mannose-dependent alpha-(1-6)-phosphatidylinositol monomannoside mannosyltransferase, translated as MSRVLLVTNDFPPRPGGIQSYLGEFVGRLVAAGAHSVTVYAPQWKGADAFDRSANGYRVVRHPGTLMLPGPAVDDRMRRLVADHGIDTVWFGAAAPLALLAPRARQAGASRVLASTHGHEVGWSMLPVARSVLRRIGDGTDVVTFVSRYTRSRFASAFGPAAKLEYLPSGVDTDRFRPDPAARAELRDRYRLGERPTVVCLSRLVPRKGQDMLIKALPSIRRRVDGAALVVVGGGPYLDALRKLAGNCGVAEHVTFTGGVPADELPAHHALADVFAMPCRTRGAGMDVEGLGIVFLEASATGVPVIAGLSGGAPETVQHNKTGLVVDGRSVDEIADAVAELLSDRRRAAAMGAAGREWVTTQWRWDTLAARLAGLLGG; from the coding sequence GTGAGCCGGGTCCTGCTGGTAACCAACGACTTTCCGCCCCGCCCGGGCGGCATCCAGTCCTACCTGGGCGAGTTTGTCGGCCGGCTGGTCGCCGCCGGGGCGCATTCCGTGACCGTGTACGCGCCGCAATGGAAGGGCGCCGACGCCTTTGACCGTTCGGCCAACGGTTATCGGGTGGTGCGCCATCCGGGCACGCTGATGCTGCCCGGCCCCGCGGTGGACGACCGGATGCGCCGGCTGGTCGCCGACCACGGCATCGACACCGTCTGGTTCGGCGCGGCCGCGCCGCTGGCGCTGCTGGCGCCGCGCGCCCGGCAGGCCGGCGCATCGCGGGTGTTGGCCAGCACGCATGGCCACGAGGTGGGCTGGTCGATGCTTCCGGTGGCGCGCTCGGTGCTGCGCCGCATCGGCGACGGCACCGACGTCGTCACCTTCGTCAGCCGTTACACGCGATCCCGGTTCGCCTCGGCCTTCGGCCCCGCGGCCAAGTTGGAATACCTGCCGTCCGGGGTCGACACCGACCGGTTCCGCCCCGATCCGGCCGCGCGGGCCGAGCTGCGCGACCGCTACCGGCTCGGCGAGCGGCCCACCGTCGTCTGCCTGTCGCGGCTGGTGCCACGCAAGGGCCAGGACATGCTGATCAAGGCGCTGCCGTCGATCCGGCGGCGCGTCGACGGGGCCGCGTTGGTGGTGGTCGGCGGCGGTCCCTACCTGGACGCGCTGCGCAAGCTGGCCGGCAATTGCGGCGTGGCCGAGCACGTGACGTTCACCGGCGGTGTGCCGGCCGACGAACTGCCCGCCCATCACGCGCTGGCCGACGTGTTCGCGATGCCATGCCGCACCCGCGGCGCCGGCATGGACGTCGAGGGGTTGGGCATCGTCTTCCTCGAGGCCTCCGCGACGGGCGTGCCGGTGATCGCCGGGTTGTCGGGTGGGGCTCCGGAAACGGTGCAGCACAACAAGACTGGGCTGGTGGTCGACGGCCGCTCGGTGGACGAAATCGCAGACGCGGTCGCGGAGTTGCTCTCCGATCGCCGGCGGGCCGCCGCGATGGGCGCGGCCGGTCGCGAGTGGGTGACGACCCAGTGGCGCTGGGACACGCTGGCCGCCCGCCTGGCTGGCCTGCTGGGCGGCTAA
- a CDS encoding AMP-dependent synthetase/ligase, with translation MREYSVPARFSVGEHDNIAAMVFEHERDDPGFVIFRRQVDGAWTDVTCAEVAGQVRSAALGLISLGVRAGDRVSIFSATRYEWAILDLAILSVGAVTVPIYETSSAEQVRWVLQNSEAVLAFAETDAHAAMVTELTPELPALRRVLHIDGSGPKALDQLAEAGASGEPAELTARLAALRADDPATLIYTSGTTGRPKGCQLTHSNLLYETRGAKQCLPTLLAEGQRLLIFLPLAHVLARSLTLSAFANKVTVGFTSDIKNLLPMFAVFKPTVVVSVPRVFEKVYNTAEQNAVNDGKGRIFAMAVQTAVDFSQAQDDGGPGLLLRARHALFDRLVYHKLRAALGGDCHASVSGGAPLGTRLGHFYRGVGLTIHEGYGLTETSSAITVNQVGRVKIGTVGTLLPGNSMRIADDGELLVRGGVVFSGYWRNEQATGEAFTDGWFKTGDLGALDEDGFLKITGRKKEIIVTAGGKNVAPAVLEDQLRAHALISQAMVVGDAKPFIGALITIDPEAFDGWKERHHKPAGASVGELAADPDLVAEIDAAVKHANLAVSHAESIRKFRILPVDFTEDTGELTPTMKVKRNVVAEKFASDIESIYEKD, from the coding sequence GTGCGTGAGTACAGCGTCCCCGCCCGCTTTTCCGTCGGCGAGCACGACAACATCGCGGCCATGGTCTTCGAGCACGAGCGCGACGATCCCGGCTTCGTCATCTTCCGGCGTCAGGTCGACGGCGCGTGGACCGACGTCACGTGCGCCGAGGTGGCCGGCCAGGTTCGCTCGGCGGCACTGGGTTTGATCTCGCTGGGGGTGCGGGCCGGTGACCGGGTGTCGATCTTTTCGGCCACCCGCTACGAGTGGGCGATCCTCGACCTGGCGATCCTGTCCGTGGGCGCGGTCACCGTGCCGATCTACGAGACGTCGTCGGCCGAGCAGGTGCGCTGGGTGCTGCAGAATTCGGAGGCGGTGCTGGCGTTCGCCGAGACTGACGCGCACGCCGCGATGGTCACCGAACTCACCCCGGAGCTGCCGGCCCTGCGCCGGGTGCTGCACATCGACGGTTCGGGCCCCAAGGCGCTCGACCAGCTCGCCGAGGCCGGCGCGTCGGGCGAGCCGGCCGAGCTGACCGCGCGGTTGGCGGCATTGCGCGCCGACGACCCGGCGACGCTCATCTACACCTCGGGCACCACCGGGCGGCCCAAGGGGTGCCAGCTCACCCACTCCAACCTGCTGTACGAGACGCGGGGCGCCAAGCAGTGCCTCCCGACGCTGCTGGCCGAGGGGCAGCGGCTGCTGATCTTTCTGCCGCTGGCCCACGTGCTGGCCCGGTCGCTGACGCTGTCGGCGTTCGCCAACAAGGTGACCGTCGGGTTCACCAGCGACATCAAGAACCTGCTGCCGATGTTCGCGGTGTTCAAGCCGACGGTGGTGGTGTCGGTGCCGCGGGTGTTCGAGAAGGTGTACAACACCGCCGAGCAGAACGCCGTGAACGACGGCAAGGGGCGGATCTTCGCGATGGCCGTGCAGACCGCGGTCGACTTCAGCCAGGCCCAGGACGACGGCGGGCCCGGGCTGCTGCTGCGCGCCAGGCACGCCTTGTTCGACCGGCTCGTCTACCACAAGCTGCGCGCGGCGCTGGGCGGCGACTGCCACGCGTCGGTCTCGGGTGGCGCACCGCTGGGCACGCGACTGGGCCACTTCTACCGCGGCGTGGGCCTGACCATCCACGAGGGCTACGGCCTGACCGAGACCAGCTCGGCCATCACGGTCAACCAGGTCGGCAGGGTCAAGATCGGGACCGTGGGAACGCTGTTGCCCGGCAACAGCATGCGCATCGCCGACGACGGCGAGCTGTTGGTGCGCGGCGGCGTGGTGTTCAGCGGCTACTGGCGCAACGAGCAGGCCACCGGCGAGGCGTTCACCGACGGCTGGTTCAAGACCGGCGACCTGGGCGCGCTGGACGAGGACGGCTTCTTGAAGATCACCGGCCGCAAGAAGGAGATCATCGTCACCGCCGGCGGCAAGAACGTCGCCCCCGCGGTGCTGGAGGACCAGCTGCGGGCGCACGCGCTGATCAGCCAGGCCATGGTGGTAGGCGACGCCAAGCCGTTCATCGGCGCGCTGATCACCATCGATCCCGAGGCGTTCGACGGCTGGAAGGAGCGCCACCACAAGCCGGCCGGCGCGTCGGTGGGCGAGCTGGCCGCCGACCCCGACCTGGTCGCCGAGATCGACGCGGCCGTCAAGCACGCCAACCTGGCGGTGTCGCACGCCGAGTCGATCCGCAAGTTCCGCATCCTGCCGGTCGACTTCACCGAGGACACCGGCGAACTGACGCCGACGATGAAGGTCAAGCGCAACGTGGTGGCCGAGAAGTTCGCCTCGGACATCGAGTCGATCTACGAAAAGGACTAG
- a CDS encoding polyketide cyclase / dehydrase and lipid transport, with product MNSIQIADQTFVAADGARVGAAVADQSCWRRWWPDLRLRVIEDRAEKGIRWAVTGALTGTMEVWLEPSLDGVVLHYFLHAEPTGVAAWQLAKLNLAKMTHRRRVAGKKMAFEVKRTVERSRPVGVSPVV from the coding sequence ATGAACAGCATCCAGATCGCCGACCAGACGTTCGTCGCCGCCGACGGCGCACGGGTCGGCGCGGCGGTCGCCGATCAGTCATGCTGGCGTCGGTGGTGGCCGGACCTGCGGCTGCGGGTCATCGAGGACCGCGCGGAAAAGGGGATCCGGTGGGCGGTCACCGGAGCCTTGACCGGCACCATGGAGGTCTGGCTGGAGCCGTCGCTGGACGGGGTGGTGCTGCACTATTTCCTGCACGCCGAACCCACCGGCGTGGCGGCCTGGCAGCTGGCCAAGCTGAACCTGGCGAAAATGACGCACCGTCGCCGGGTGGCCGGCAAGAAAATGGCCTTCGAGGTCAAAAGGACGGTGGAACGGTCGCGTCCGGTCGGTGTTTCTCCGGTAGTTTAA
- a CDS encoding SRPBCC family protein yields MAEKTAQTIHIDADPDTVLKVIADIDSYPEWISEYKEAEVQERGADGYPKVVRFVMDAGVIKDTLVMSYRWPQDRRSLSWTLVSSSLLRSLEGSYRLAPKGSGTDVTYELSVDLAIPIVGLLKRKAERRLTDTALKDLKKRVEAE; encoded by the coding sequence GTGGCGGAGAAGACGGCGCAGACCATTCACATCGACGCGGATCCGGACACGGTGCTGAAGGTGATCGCCGACATCGATTCCTATCCGGAGTGGATCTCGGAGTATAAGGAAGCCGAGGTGCAGGAGAGGGGCGCCGACGGCTACCCGAAGGTCGTGCGATTCGTGATGGACGCGGGCGTCATCAAGGACACGCTGGTCATGTCGTACCGGTGGCCGCAAGACCGCCGATCGCTGAGTTGGACGCTGGTCTCCAGCTCGCTGCTGCGGTCGCTCGAGGGCTCATACCGCTTGGCGCCCAAGGGATCCGGCACCGACGTCACCTACGAGCTCTCGGTCGATCTCGCCATCCCGATCGTCGGGTTGCTCAAGCGCAAGGCCGAGCGCAGGCTGACCGACACCGCTTTGAAGGACCTGAAGAAACGAGTCGAGGCTGAGTGA